A single window of Pyxicephalus adspersus chromosome 10, UCB_Pads_2.0, whole genome shotgun sequence DNA harbors:
- the LOC140339268 gene encoding killer cell lectin-like receptor subfamily B member 1B allele C, giving the protein MEDVEHTKLYKKKKCQKPQQTRSYQVEPSTIVYADIKTSRIQLPVKKTKPENTERCYTCRNISNKLKALIFCSYIFCAIFSCSVTYLLIPGKPMNCNETKSEDTLQNILKQLCVNTNGESAGCFLCPGGWLGHRESCYYISSGNESKEWDGSKETCVRMGAHLLVIENQEQQEFIHRSSRHRSEEHFWIGLYRDGGEWRWVNGQPYNTSLFQLSGESSENCAVLKENDGHYSNTTDKCEIKHSWICQKKALKI; this is encoded by the exons ATGGAAGACGTTGAGCATACCAAactgtataagaaaaaaaaatgtcagaagccACAACAGACAAGATCTTACCAAGTGG AACCTTCCACAATTGTCTACGCTGATATAAAGACTTCCCGGATTCAGTTACCAGTGAAGAAAACAAAGCCTG aaaacacAGAGAGATGTTACACATGTAGAAATATCAGCAACAAGCTCAAAGCCCTCATTTTTTGTTCCTATattttttgtgctattttttcATGTTCTGTTACATATTTAC TGATTCCTGGGAAACCAATGAACTGTAATGAAACCAAGTCAG AGGACACGCtgcaaaatatattgaaacaacTTTGTGTGAACACAAATGGTGAATCTGCAG GGTGCTTCCTGTGTCCTGGTGGCTGGTTGGGCCACAGAGAGAGCTGTTATTATATTTCTTCTGGAAATGAAAGCAAAGAATGGGACGGCAGCAAGGAAACATGTGTCAGGATGGGAGCCCATCTACTGGTCATAGAGAACCAGGAGCAGCAG GAGTTTATACACAGATCCAGCAGACACCGATCAGAAGAACATTTCTGGATTGGTCTGTACAGAGATGGAGGTGAATGGAGATGGGTGAATGGTCAGCCCTATAATACCAGCCT ATTTCAGCTATCAGGAGAATCTTCAGAAAATTGTGCAGTGTTGAAAGAAAATGATGGACATTACTCTAATACAACtgataaatgtgaaataaaacacaGCTGGATTTGTCAGAAGAAAGCCCTGAAGATCTGA